Proteins from a genomic interval of Paenibacillus sp. FSL R5-0623:
- a CDS encoding VWA domain-containing protein, with protein sequence MLRTRKIRWLSGTMVLLAILTLLLPQALLPQAAAAQAQTSGIDAVLVADVSNSMNTSDRDKISNEAMKMFIDMLPVQGDKVGIVAYTDQVEREKAMLEIQSDADKSSLKDFIDQLGRGPYTDVSVGVAEAVNILNHGADPSHSPMIVLLADGNNDFNKTKGRTQAQSDADLAKAVKGAQDQGIPVYTIGLNADGKLNKDALADLAQQTGGKSFITDTPDDLPQILSEIFADHAKLNVVKLPSVTGNGSYQEVTVNVPNDSVLEANISIISSKPVEVQLTDPSGQAVDLNSDAAKLSTSKSYSLVKLLKPQEGDWKLRVKGAPKDSIDINLLFNYDLQLVVDPIKTKSHTKGDKVDLAAKLENGGQPLQDNDLYTDMKATLIVKDVDTGKSEEQPLKNTGSGFDGTFEVPDNHNYELVIRAEEDSFYRESEPITINASGAAGSASQPTTSGGEQDKPFPWLPVILGVIALIVVGVGAWFLMGWLKRKNRGFVGQMVVEIRDENTGDKSYPQYKKLVSFRGRFHLHQLLQLDPELKETEKYVFTPSNGDRIIIRNTAGGTLEKSGRAVDASSGVELKNGDRLSIPLQQADKTILIEYLV encoded by the coding sequence ATGCTGCGGACACGCAAAATACGCTGGCTCAGTGGAACGATGGTTCTGCTGGCAATTCTAACGCTACTGCTACCTCAGGCGTTGCTGCCACAAGCTGCAGCGGCTCAGGCACAGACAAGCGGAATCGATGCGGTACTTGTAGCCGATGTAAGTAACTCGATGAATACAAGTGACCGTGACAAGATTAGTAATGAAGCCATGAAAATGTTTATTGATATGCTGCCCGTCCAGGGGGACAAGGTAGGGATTGTCGCTTATACCGATCAGGTGGAGCGGGAAAAGGCTATGCTGGAGATTCAGTCCGATGCGGACAAGAGCAGCCTGAAGGATTTTATTGATCAACTCGGCCGGGGGCCATATACAGATGTCTCTGTTGGTGTCGCCGAAGCCGTCAACATACTGAATCATGGTGCAGACCCATCCCACTCGCCGATGATCGTGCTGCTGGCGGATGGCAACAATGACTTTAACAAAACCAAAGGCCGTACACAGGCACAATCTGATGCTGACCTGGCAAAAGCCGTGAAGGGAGCACAAGATCAAGGCATTCCGGTATATACGATTGGACTGAACGCGGATGGCAAGCTGAACAAGGATGCACTCGCAGATCTGGCCCAGCAGACCGGAGGTAAGTCATTCATTACCGATACGCCGGATGATCTGCCACAGATTCTGAGTGAAATCTTTGCTGATCATGCCAAACTGAATGTGGTCAAGCTGCCCTCTGTAACGGGAAACGGCAGTTATCAGGAAGTTACCGTGAATGTACCGAACGACAGTGTATTGGAAGCAAATATTTCGATCATATCCTCGAAGCCGGTGGAAGTGCAATTGACGGACCCTTCCGGACAAGCCGTGGACCTGAACTCGGATGCAGCCAAGCTCTCGACGTCGAAAAGTTACTCATTGGTGAAGCTGTTGAAACCCCAAGAAGGAGACTGGAAACTTCGGGTAAAAGGGGCTCCAAAAGACAGTATCGATATCAACCTGTTGTTCAACTATGATCTTCAGCTCGTTGTGGACCCAATTAAGACCAAGTCCCATACCAAAGGAGACAAGGTTGATCTTGCAGCCAAACTGGAGAATGGCGGTCAGCCGCTTCAGGATAATGATCTGTATACAGATATGAAGGCCACGCTGATTGTGAAAGATGTGGATACAGGCAAAAGTGAAGAACAACCGCTGAAAAACACAGGTTCTGGTTTTGACGGAACGTTTGAAGTACCGGACAATCATAACTATGAATTAGTCATCCGTGCGGAAGAAGACAGCTTCTACCGTGAAAGTGAGCCAATCACGATCAACGCGAGCGGAGCAGCCGGAAGTGCATCTCAACCAACAACGTCTGGCGGTGAACAGGACAAGCCGTTTCCTTGGTTGCCTGTCATCCTGGGTGTTATAGCTCTGATTGTGGTCGGTGTTGGTGCCTGGTTCCTGATGGGTTGGCTGAAACGCAAAAACCGGGGATTTGTAGGTCAGATGGTTGTGGAGATTCGTGATGAGAACACGGGCGACAAGTCCTATCCGCAATATAAAAAGCTGGTATCCTTCCGGGGCAGATTCCATCTGCATCAGTTGTTGCAACTGGACCCTGAGCTGAAGGAAACCGAAAAATATGTATTTACGCCCAGCAATGGGGATCGAATTATCATCCGTAACACTGCAGGCGGTACGCTGGAGAAATCCGGTCGTGCAGTCGATGCAAGCTCAGGCGTTGAACTGAAGAACGGTGACCGACTGAGCATCCCGCTGCAACAGGCGGACAAGACCATTTTAATTGAGTATTTGGTGTAA
- a CDS encoding DEAD/DEAH box helicase, with amino-acid sequence MANFEQLGIRPEWCEILKHQGIAVPTPVQERSIPVLLGGRDIIAEAQTGTGKTLAFLLPIIQKINVSDRSPQALIIAPTRELALQITEEAKKLTANDDKLHVLAVYGGQDVDKQLRKLQNGTQIVIGTPGRLLDHLRRGTLKLDNVKKLVLDEADQMLHMGFLDDVETILSELPHKRQTMLFSATMPKGIRNLAKTYMKDPEDVKVSSQSVIPIKQIRQQVLECTDRGKLEALRGMIDTYRPYLAIIFCRTKRRASKLNQDLREAGYASDELHGDLSQSKRENVMKAFRDAKLQVLVATDVAARGLDVEGVTHVFNYDMPHDAESYIHRIGRTGRAGGTGLAVTFATEHDRPELARIEQGIDQKLSRIQWTSEGPIASTGAARRSINSQGDDERSGGRSSGTGSARRGAGRNDRSSGGRGGRGSRGGEGGRSEGGRSGGRSGGRSSDSSRGAAGQGGRGAGRSGDERSAGRGSARSSDSSRGAAGQGGRGAASSGWAGRSADKRSSGRSSEGSRRPESAGRGPAKGDRRDSRRGR; translated from the coding sequence TTGGCAAACTTTGAACAACTGGGCATTCGCCCGGAATGGTGCGAGATCCTGAAACATCAGGGCATCGCCGTGCCGACTCCGGTACAGGAGCGTTCGATTCCGGTACTGCTGGGTGGACGCGATATTATCGCTGAGGCACAGACAGGAACAGGGAAAACGCTGGCATTTTTGCTGCCGATTATTCAGAAAATTAACGTATCCGACCGTTCGCCGCAAGCGTTGATTATTGCGCCTACGCGTGAGCTTGCGCTGCAAATTACGGAAGAAGCGAAGAAACTCACGGCAAACGACGATAAACTGCATGTGCTTGCCGTATACGGCGGGCAGGATGTGGACAAGCAACTGCGTAAATTGCAGAACGGTACCCAGATCGTTATTGGTACACCAGGGCGTCTTCTGGATCACCTGCGCCGTGGCACGTTGAAGCTTGATAATGTGAAAAAACTGGTGCTGGATGAAGCCGACCAAATGTTGCACATGGGCTTCCTGGACGATGTGGAGACTATTCTTAGTGAGCTTCCACACAAACGTCAGACAATGCTGTTCTCAGCAACGATGCCAAAGGGGATTCGCAACCTGGCGAAGACCTACATGAAAGATCCGGAAGATGTTAAGGTATCTTCCCAATCTGTTATCCCGATCAAACAGATTCGTCAGCAAGTGCTGGAGTGTACGGATCGCGGTAAGCTTGAAGCGCTTCGCGGCATGATTGATACGTATCGCCCATACTTGGCGATTATTTTCTGCCGGACCAAGCGTCGTGCATCCAAGCTGAACCAGGATCTGCGTGAAGCAGGTTATGCAAGTGATGAACTTCATGGAGATCTGTCTCAATCCAAGCGTGAGAACGTAATGAAAGCGTTCCGTGATGCCAAACTGCAAGTGCTGGTTGCTACAGATGTAGCTGCACGTGGACTTGATGTTGAAGGCGTAACGCATGTATTTAACTACGATATGCCGCATGATGCGGAAAGTTATATCCACCGGATTGGTCGTACGGGCCGTGCAGGTGGTACAGGTCTTGCTGTAACGTTTGCAACAGAACACGACAGACCGGAACTTGCACGTATTGAACAAGGGATCGACCAGAAGCTGTCCCGTATCCAGTGGACGAGCGAAGGTCCAATTGCTTCTACTGGAGCAGCTAGACGATCTATCAACAGTCAAGGGGATGACGAACGTTCAGGCGGACGCTCTTCCGGAACAGGCAGTGCCCGTCGTGGTGCAGGTCGTAATGATCGCAGCTCTGGCGGACGTGGGGGGCGTGGTTCCCGCGGCGGCGAAGGTGGACGCAGTGAAGGCGGACGCAGTGGTGGTCGTAGCGGTGGCCGTAGCAGCGACAGTAGTCGCGGAGCTGCAGGTCAAGGTGGACGCGGTGCGGGTCGCAGTGGCGACGAGCGCAGCGCAGGTCGTGGTTCCGCGCGCAGCAGCGACAGCAGTCGCGGAGCAGCGGGCCAAGGCGGACGCGGTGCAGCTAGCAGCGGCTGGGCTGGCCGTAGCGCCGACAAGCGCAGCTCCGGGCGCAGCAGCGAAGGCTCTCGCCGTCCGGAATCCGCAGGACGCGGGCCGGCGAAGGGCGACCGTCGCGATTCTCGTCGCGGACGGTAA
- a CDS encoding SulP family inorganic anion transporter: MNTLKQQWFGNIRGDVLAGITVALALIPEAIAFSIIAGVDPMVGLYASITIAIVISIAGGRPGMISAATGAMAVLMVGLVKDYGVEYLFAATILTGIIQFLLGIFKVGRFITFVPHSVLTGFVNALAILIFMAQLTHFTGANWIMYAMVAGTLAIIYILPRFFKAAPSPLIAIIVMTIITVVFHLDVKTVGQMGNLTSTLPMFHLPNIAWTWETLMILLPYSFTLAMVGLLESLLTATIVDEMTETKSSKNREVRGQGIANFINGLFGGMAGCAMIGQSVINVKSGGRGRLSTFTAGAFLAILLLLLSGVVKQVPMGALVGVMFMVCIGTFDWSSLKNIARVPRAEAFVMIVTVAIVVYTHDLSIGVMVGVVLSVLHFGWKQTKIRVQASQEQGQKVYRVHGPFFFGSSSHFVDEFDAEADPNEITIDFGGSHIWDNTAVVAIGKVKFKYAKLGKTVHLRGLNEESTRILERSGFATAGGHGS, encoded by the coding sequence ATGAATACTTTAAAACAACAATGGTTTGGCAACATTCGCGGAGATGTGCTGGCAGGCATTACGGTAGCGCTGGCGTTAATTCCGGAAGCCATTGCGTTCTCCATCATTGCGGGTGTTGATCCGATGGTCGGGTTGTATGCTTCGATTACAATTGCAATTGTGATCTCGATTGCAGGTGGAAGACCCGGCATGATCTCGGCGGCAACAGGTGCCATGGCGGTACTGATGGTTGGACTCGTCAAGGATTATGGCGTGGAATATCTTTTTGCGGCTACGATTTTGACGGGAATTATCCAGTTTCTACTGGGCATATTTAAGGTTGGACGGTTTATTACGTTTGTGCCTCATTCGGTACTGACCGGATTCGTGAATGCACTGGCTATACTGATCTTTATGGCACAGTTAACCCATTTCACGGGAGCGAACTGGATCATGTATGCAATGGTGGCGGGTACGCTGGCGATCATTTATATTTTGCCACGGTTTTTCAAAGCTGCCCCATCTCCTCTGATTGCAATCATCGTGATGACGATTATTACGGTGGTATTTCATCTGGACGTGAAAACAGTCGGTCAAATGGGCAATCTGACTAGTACCCTGCCGATGTTCCACTTGCCTAATATCGCGTGGACTTGGGAAACGCTGATGATCTTACTGCCCTATTCATTTACTCTGGCAATGGTTGGTTTACTGGAATCACTGCTGACCGCTACCATTGTTGATGAGATGACCGAGACCAAGAGTAGCAAGAATCGCGAGGTGCGTGGTCAGGGGATTGCAAACTTTATCAACGGGTTGTTTGGTGGTATGGCGGGTTGCGCGATGATCGGGCAGTCGGTTATTAATGTGAAGTCTGGCGGGCGTGGAAGATTGTCGACGTTTACCGCAGGTGCGTTTCTAGCCATCCTGTTATTGCTGCTTAGCGGAGTGGTAAAACAGGTTCCAATGGGTGCGCTCGTTGGCGTGATGTTTATGGTGTGTATTGGAACATTTGACTGGAGTTCCCTCAAAAATATTGCTCGTGTGCCGCGGGCGGAAGCCTTTGTCATGATTGTCACGGTGGCGATTGTGGTCTATACCCACGATCTATCGATCGGGGTTATGGTCGGCGTTGTGCTCAGTGTGCTGCATTTTGGCTGGAAACAGACCAAGATCCGTGTACAGGCAAGCCAGGAACAAGGGCAGAAGGTGTACCGGGTTCACGGACCGTTCTTCTTCGGTTCATCCTCCCACTTTGTCGATGAGTTCGATGCAGAGGCCGATCCGAATGAGATCACGATTGATTTCGGAGGGTCACATATCTGGGATAATACCGCGGTTGTAGCTATTGGCAAAGTGAAGTTCAAGTACGCGAAGCTTGGCAAAACCGTGCACCTGCGCGGGTTGAACGAGGAGAGCACTCGCATTCTTGAACGGAGTGGATTTGCTACAGCGGGCGGGCACGGTTCGTAA
- a CDS encoding AarF/UbiB family protein — protein MAVRIKHVGRYREIAMALVRHGFGYMVEELGLFQLLALPRRWMSREAHTTKTLSERIRLVLQELGPAFVKLGQLASTRADLLPESVIRELVKLQDQVPPFSSETARGILEQELDIPLEEIFSRFEDTPVAAASIGQVHLGKLRSGESVAIKIQRPGISRIVQRDLDILRELTAMAEKRWDWVKQYQLPQMVEEYAQALMAELDYTVEGRNTEKIAQQYQQDNKVKIPSIYWDQTSSRVLTMEYIEGIKLNDREELVRRGHDLNNIAERLVDSLLNQIFIQGFFHADPHPGNLMVLKDGRLAFIDFGMVGSLSDEMKQQLASLIIGLMRKDTDSMIRAIEKLGMMPDDMDLRGLHVDLDKLRSKYYDIPFSKISVGQALNDLFGVAQRHRVVMPADILLLGKSLLTMEGVIEHLDPSLSIVDMAEPFGRKLIKERFSAGRIKNRLFRSAADMAESVIGLPGQLRQLSSIISKGKLRLEISVPELDALMRRMDQISNRLSFSIVLLAFCIIMVGLIIGSSISHQSTMLWDIPVIEIGFLVAILMVAFLLYSIFKSGRF, from the coding sequence ATGGCAGTGCGAATTAAACATGTCGGCAGATACCGTGAAATTGCCATGGCGCTAGTGCGTCATGGCTTCGGTTATATGGTCGAGGAGCTGGGTTTGTTCCAGCTGCTGGCTCTGCCCAGACGGTGGATGTCGCGTGAAGCACACACCACCAAAACGCTGAGTGAACGCATCAGGCTTGTGCTGCAGGAGCTGGGGCCAGCTTTCGTTAAGCTGGGGCAACTCGCAAGTACAAGGGCAGATCTGTTGCCTGAGTCTGTCATTCGTGAGCTGGTGAAGTTGCAGGATCAGGTCCCGCCGTTCTCTTCCGAGACGGCACGGGGTATTTTGGAACAGGAATTGGATATACCGCTGGAGGAGATCTTTTCCCGGTTCGAGGATACCCCTGTAGCTGCGGCCAGCATTGGACAGGTGCATCTGGGCAAACTTCGAAGCGGTGAGTCTGTAGCCATCAAGATTCAGCGGCCGGGTATATCGCGTATTGTACAGCGTGACCTGGATATTTTGCGTGAGCTGACAGCCATGGCCGAGAAGCGCTGGGATTGGGTGAAGCAATATCAGCTTCCACAAATGGTCGAAGAATATGCTCAGGCACTGATGGCTGAGCTGGATTATACGGTCGAAGGCCGCAATACGGAAAAGATTGCACAGCAATACCAACAGGACAACAAGGTGAAAATCCCGTCAATCTACTGGGATCAGACTTCATCCCGTGTACTCACGATGGAGTATATCGAAGGTATCAAACTCAATGATCGTGAAGAACTGGTCAGACGCGGTCATGATCTGAATAACATTGCCGAGCGGCTGGTGGATTCATTATTAAATCAGATTTTTATTCAGGGTTTCTTTCACGCTGACCCACATCCGGGTAATCTGATGGTATTGAAGGATGGACGTCTTGCCTTTATAGACTTCGGTATGGTGGGCAGTCTGAGTGATGAGATGAAACAACAGCTTGCTTCGCTTATTATTGGGTTAATGCGCAAAGATACGGACAGTATGATCCGGGCGATTGAGAAGCTCGGCATGATGCCAGATGACATGGACCTGCGTGGTCTTCATGTGGATTTGGACAAGTTGCGTAGCAAATATTACGATATTCCCTTTTCGAAGATTAGTGTGGGTCAGGCGTTAAATGACTTGTTCGGCGTAGCCCAGAGGCACCGGGTTGTCATGCCTGCGGATATTCTTCTGCTCGGTAAATCGTTGCTAACGATGGAAGGTGTAATCGAACATCTCGATCCTTCCCTGAGCATTGTAGATATGGCCGAGCCTTTTGGGCGGAAGCTGATCAAGGAACGTTTTAGCGCTGGAAGAATCAAGAATCGGTTGTTCCGCAGTGCGGCTGATATGGCCGAGAGTGTCATTGGTCTGCCAGGGCAGTTAAGGCAGTTATCATCCATTATTAGCAAAGGCAAGCTGAGGCTGGAGATCAGTGTCCCTGAACTGGATGCACTCATGCGCAGAATGGACCAGATCAGCAATCGGCTGTCTTTCAGTATTGTGTTACTCGCTTTTTGTATCATCATGGTGGGACTGATTATTGGTTCGTCGATTAGTCATCAGTCCACGATGCTGTGGGATATTCCGGTCATTGAGATTGGGTTCCTGGTTGCGATTCTGATGGTGGCTTTCCTGCTCTATTCGATATTCAAGTCGGGAAGGTTCTAG
- a CDS encoding phasin family protein produces MSDLFKKAISLGLGLTVVSKEKIEKTVDDLVKRGELAPGESKALVERLLERGDEEQGQFKRMIQEQVKRVLQEAGVASESDVTSLEQRVAVLEKKLAELGQSPQLQPDESPAPLEVPPPLKGNEIE; encoded by the coding sequence ATGAGCGATTTGTTCAAAAAGGCGATCTCGTTAGGGCTTGGTCTTACTGTTGTAAGCAAAGAAAAAATTGAGAAAACCGTGGATGATTTGGTCAAGCGTGGGGAACTTGCGCCCGGTGAATCCAAAGCTTTGGTTGAACGTCTGCTGGAACGGGGCGATGAAGAGCAGGGTCAGTTCAAGAGAATGATTCAGGAGCAGGTCAAGCGAGTGCTTCAGGAAGCTGGTGTGGCATCCGAAAGTGATGTAACCAGTCTGGAACAGCGCGTTGCTGTCCTGGAGAAAAAACTTGCCGAACTGGGCCAATCACCACAGCTCCAACCTGATGAATCCCCAGCTCCACTTGAAGTTCCTCCTCCTCTCAAAGGAAACGAGATCGAGTAG